In the genome of Pieris rapae chromosome 6, ilPieRapa1.1, whole genome shotgun sequence, one region contains:
- the LOC110999856 gene encoding peptidyl-prolyl cis-trans isomerase D isoform X2, whose amino-acid sequence MISENSAKQSNSLVFLDISIDGESAGRVVIELRDDIVPRTAKNFRALCTGEKGIGKLGRPLHYKGVRFHKAITQFMVQGGDIINGDGTGGESIYGTTFEDENFILKHEAGVLSMANSGPNTNGSQFCVTSVPCPHLDGTNVVFGQVLAGLRILEEIQKTADDFRPSVECVIEDCGELKDETWDVRCRDGTADRLPEYPEDLREELSIEDLLAGILNVKGSGNELFGAGRFKSAARKYRKCLRYLDLAGDAAAGSCRTQCSLNLAACYSRLGLHAACVGPCSEALRLEPGNEKALYRRGRAHFALKNYEAALRDLREADRASPRNGAVLRLLEEVKATSKTYDDVQRRRLAKFFREREGAAAALGRH is encoded by the exons ATGATATCAGAAAATTCTGCTAAACAGAGCAACTCATTGGTGTTTTTAGATATCTCTATCGATGGCGAGTCAG ctGGCCGAGTTGTTATAGAATTAAGAGACGATATTGTTCCTAGAACAGCCAAAAATTTTAGGGCTCTGTGCACAGGAGAGAAAGGAATTGGTAAATTAGGTAGACCTCTACATTATAAAGGTGTTCGCTTTCATAAAG ctATTACACAGTTTATGGTACAAGGGGGTGACATTATAAATGGGGATGGTACAGGTGGTGAAAGCATATATGGAACAACGTTTGAAGATGAGAACTTTATTCTTAAG caTGAAGCTGGTGTCTTGAGTATGGCAAATTCTGGGCCCAACACCAATGGCTCCCAATTCTGTGTGACGAGTGTGCCCTGTCCCCACCTTGATGGAACTAATGTTGTCTTTGGACAGGTGTTAGCTGGTCTTAGGATTTTGGAAGAAATTCAGAAAACGGCTGATGACTTTCGACCCAGTGTA GAATGTGTCATCGAGGACTGCGGAGAGTTGAAAGACGAGACGTGGGACGTTCGTTGTCGGGATGGAACGGCAGACCGTTTGCCCGAGTACCCGGAAGACCTGAGGGAGGAGCTGAGC ATAGAGGATCTGCTGGCCGGTATCCTGAACGTGAAGGGCAGCGGGAACGAGCTGTTCGGCGCGGGCCGGTTCAAGAGCGCGGCTCGGAAGTACCGCAAGTGCCTGCGCTACCTGGACCTCGCCGGAGACGCGGCCGCGGGCTCGTGCCGGACCCAGTGCAGCCTGAACCTGGCCGCCTGCTACTCGCGCCTGGGGCTGCACGCCGCTTGCGTGGGCCCCTGCTCGGAGGCGCTCCGCCTGGAGCCCGGCAACGAGAAGGCGCTGTACCGGAGGGGCCGCGCGCACTTCGCCCTCAAGAACTACGAGGCGGCTCTCCGCGACCTCCGCGAGGCCGACAGGGCTTCGCCTCGCAACGGGGCCGTGCTGCGGCTGCTGGAAGAGGTGAAGGCGACCAGCAAGACCTACGACGACGTGCAGAGGCGGAGGCTGGCCAAGTTTTTTCGAGAGCGAGAGGGCGCCGCCGCCGCCCTCGGCCGCCACTGA
- the LOC110999856 gene encoding peptidyl-prolyl cis-trans isomerase D isoform X1 produces MISENSAKQSNSLVFLDISIDGESGLCDFKAGRVVIELRDDIVPRTAKNFRALCTGEKGIGKLGRPLHYKGVRFHKAITQFMVQGGDIINGDGTGGESIYGTTFEDENFILKHEAGVLSMANSGPNTNGSQFCVTSVPCPHLDGTNVVFGQVLAGLRILEEIQKTADDFRPSVECVIEDCGELKDETWDVRCRDGTADRLPEYPEDLREELSIEDLLAGILNVKGSGNELFGAGRFKSAARKYRKCLRYLDLAGDAAAGSCRTQCSLNLAACYSRLGLHAACVGPCSEALRLEPGNEKALYRRGRAHFALKNYEAALRDLREADRASPRNGAVLRLLEEVKATSKTYDDVQRRRLAKFFREREGAAAALGRH; encoded by the exons ATGATATCAGAAAATTCTGCTAAACAGAGCAACTCATTGGTGTTTTTAGATATCTCTATCGATGGCGAGTCAGGTTTGTGTGACTTTAAAg ctGGCCGAGTTGTTATAGAATTAAGAGACGATATTGTTCCTAGAACAGCCAAAAATTTTAGGGCTCTGTGCACAGGAGAGAAAGGAATTGGTAAATTAGGTAGACCTCTACATTATAAAGGTGTTCGCTTTCATAAAG ctATTACACAGTTTATGGTACAAGGGGGTGACATTATAAATGGGGATGGTACAGGTGGTGAAAGCATATATGGAACAACGTTTGAAGATGAGAACTTTATTCTTAAG caTGAAGCTGGTGTCTTGAGTATGGCAAATTCTGGGCCCAACACCAATGGCTCCCAATTCTGTGTGACGAGTGTGCCCTGTCCCCACCTTGATGGAACTAATGTTGTCTTTGGACAGGTGTTAGCTGGTCTTAGGATTTTGGAAGAAATTCAGAAAACGGCTGATGACTTTCGACCCAGTGTA GAATGTGTCATCGAGGACTGCGGAGAGTTGAAAGACGAGACGTGGGACGTTCGTTGTCGGGATGGAACGGCAGACCGTTTGCCCGAGTACCCGGAAGACCTGAGGGAGGAGCTGAGC ATAGAGGATCTGCTGGCCGGTATCCTGAACGTGAAGGGCAGCGGGAACGAGCTGTTCGGCGCGGGCCGGTTCAAGAGCGCGGCTCGGAAGTACCGCAAGTGCCTGCGCTACCTGGACCTCGCCGGAGACGCGGCCGCGGGCTCGTGCCGGACCCAGTGCAGCCTGAACCTGGCCGCCTGCTACTCGCGCCTGGGGCTGCACGCCGCTTGCGTGGGCCCCTGCTCGGAGGCGCTCCGCCTGGAGCCCGGCAACGAGAAGGCGCTGTACCGGAGGGGCCGCGCGCACTTCGCCCTCAAGAACTACGAGGCGGCTCTCCGCGACCTCCGCGAGGCCGACAGGGCTTCGCCTCGCAACGGGGCCGTGCTGCGGCTGCTGGAAGAGGTGAAGGCGACCAGCAAGACCTACGACGACGTGCAGAGGCGGAGGCTGGCCAAGTTTTTTCGAGAGCGAGAGGGCGCCGCCGCCGCCCTCGGCCGCCACTGA
- the LOC110999853 gene encoding centrosomal protein of 97 kDa isoform X2 produces MDTSKDETLDLSRRGLKKIDKAPAEESKPIISLILDQNELQRLDNIDTYIRVENLSICNNLLLRMHGVSRLTNLRILSLNNNGILQIEGLKDMIYLKVLKLAGNNIKSIEHLNHNMHLEHLDLSNNQISFIADISFMKHLKHLNLEQNRIMDLRQCDRYLPTQLSHLGLAHNNIPDLNEVSFLVHLTELDSFTIQGNPCIAMAGKDKLGFDYRPFVLNWILSVKSIDGFMVSAIESLKAEWLYSQGKGRHFQTGQHRELCEYLSSTCPLTADALETEDQRKLRLILSKAQHHQQQLKDQNHSPNRPKLQSPRMQARMTPRHVGRSPDRLSSSYHAAVSRTSSPAPHAPTHNLMSLSCSELPAQDPSREKRDRQLLPPVQRNTQTKPPAVANQPLEAASKMVPVPESLMSPDYQDPIYDIRRPRSEVPESSASTASLQSSNGGAHEDRRSRKGSPRLCKSASSSPKSKTKMEQRVGRADAATEIANGPTTADKSEAIKLASNQRHQKKASVENSAATTIQRVWRGYRSRNLNRDTVRILHAIQAARARQHIQRLTCDMEATKAALESERKIQQLQMQAINALWKKVSSLQTPDVHKPKVDLEDNADALRQLTETCGNLQAQVEELRGSIREVLHFVSSPRGLSRASQTDVTALVASQEELTNRLRRPRSLALNASSPPPDTDKTEADSIRLERTESIIEDREPSGDPRLEMEIVAD; encoded by the exons ATGG aTACTTCGAAAGATGAAACTTTGGATCTATCGAGGCGTGGACTCAAGAAAATAGATAAAGCGCCTGCGGAAGAATCAAAGCCgattattagtttaattctAGATCAAAACGAACTACAACGTTTAGACAACATCGATACTTATATTCGCGTGGAAAAT ctTTCAATATGCAACAATTTGTTACTGAGAATGCATGGGGTATCTCGTTTGACGAATCTCAGGATTCTCTCGTTGAACAACAATGGAATCTTACAAATCGAGGGCTTGAAAGATATGATCTATTTAAAAGTCCTTAAATTGGctg gtaataatataaagtcaaTAGAGCATTTAAACCATAATATGCATTTAGAACATCTGGATCTTTCAAACAATCAAATATCCTTTATAGctgatatttcttttatgaaacatttaaag CATTTAAACTTAGAACAGAATCGTATAATGGATTTACGTCAGTGTGATAGATATCTCCCAACACAGCTAAGTCACTTAGGATTGGCCCATAACAACATTCCTGATCTGAATGAAGTCTCCTTCTTAGTACATTTGACCGAACTCGATAGCTTTACAATACAGGGAAATCCTTGTATTGCCATGGCCGGTAAAGATAAACT aGGTTTCGATTATCGACCATTCGTGCTCAACTGGATATTAAGCGTCAAGTCTATTGATGGATTTATGGTCAGCGCAATCGAAAG CTTGAAAGCCGAATGGCTGTACAGCCAAGGCAAAGGCCGGCACTTCCAGACGGGACAGCACCGCGAGTTATGCGAATATTTGTCTTCAACTTGCCCCCTCACCGCTGACGCTCTGGAGACAGAGGATCAGAGAAAACTTAGGCTCATATTGAGCAAG GCCCAGCATCATCAACAGCAACTGAAAGATCAAAATCACAGCCCCAACAGACCCAAACTGCAGTCGCCTCGAATGCAAG CCCGCATGACTCCGCGCCACGTCGGTCGATCGCCCGATCGCCTCAGCTCGAGCTACCACGCCGCCGTGTCGCGGACATCGTCGCCTGCGCCCCACGCCCCGACGCACAATCTCATGTCCCTGTCCTGTTCTGAACTTCCCGCGCAAGACCCGTCCAGGGAAAAGCGAG ATCGGCAACTACTACCGCCCGTTCAGCGAAACACCCAAACCAAGCCGCCTGCGGTGGCAAATCAGCCTCTGGAGGCCGCGTCTAAGATGGTTCCGGTCCCGGAATCCCTGATGAGTCCGGACTACCAAGACCCCATCTACGACATCCGTAGGCCTCGGTCAGAAGTGCCCGAGAGCTCGGCGTCGACCGCTTCCTTGCAGTCCAGCAACGGCGGCGCCCACGAGGACAGGAGGAGCCGGAAAGGATCGCCGCGTCTGTGCAAGAG CGCCTCGTCCTCGCCCAAGTCGAAGACAAAAATGGAGCAGCGGGTCGGAAGAGCCGATGCCGCGACAGAAATTGCGAACGGACCGACGACGGCCGATAAATCGGAAGCGATCAAGTTGGCGTCGAACCAGCGACACCAGAAGAAGGCGAGCGTGGAGAACTCGGCGGCCACCACCATCCAACGCGTGTGGAGGGGCTACAGGAGCCGCAACCTCAACAGGGACACCGTGAGGATCCTGCACGCCATCCAGGCCGCGCGGGCCAGGCAGCACATCCA GCGGCTCACCTGCGACATGGAGGCCACGAAGGCGGCACTCGAGAGCGAGCGCAAAATCCAGCAGCTGCAGATGCAGGCCATCAACGCCCTCTGGAAGAAGGTCTCCTCTTTACAGACGCCAG ACGTCCATAAGCCGAAGGTCGATCTCGAGGATAACGCGGACGCGTTGAGGCAGCTGACCGAGACCTGCGGCAATCTGCAAGCTCAG GTGGAAGAGCTCCGAGGCAGCATCCGGGAAGTGCTCCACTTCGTGTCTTCGCCCCGAGGCTTGTCGCGCGCCTCGCAGACCGACGTCACGGCCCTCGTGGCCTCGCAG GAGGAGCTGACGAATCGGCTGCGGAGGCCTCGCTCCTTGGCCCTGAACGCCTCCTCGCCGCCGCCCGACAC CGACAAAACCGAGGCGGACTCGATACGTTTAGAGAGAACGGAGTCGATCATCGAAGACCGGGAGCCGAGCGGGGACCCGCGGCTCGAAATGGAGATCGTCGCCGACTGA
- the LOC110999853 gene encoding centrosomal protein of 97 kDa isoform X1: protein MDTSKDETLDLSRRGLKKIDKAPAEESKPIISLILDQNELQRLDNIDTYIRVENLSICNNLLLRMHGVSRLTNLRILSLNNNGILQIEGLKDMIYLKVLKLAGNNIKSIEHLNHNMHLEHLDLSNNQISFIADISFMKHLKHLNLEQNRIMDLRQCDRYLPTQLSHLGLAHNNIPDLNEVSFLVHLTELDSFTIQGNPCIAMAGKDKLGFDYRPFVLNWILSVKSIDGFMVSAIESLKAEWLYSQGKGRHFQTGQHRELCEYLSSTCPLTADALETEDQRKLRLILSKAQHHQQQLKDQNHSPNRPKLQSPRMQARMTPRHVGRSPDRLSSSYHAAVSRTSSPAPHAPTHNLMSLSCSELPAQDPSREKRVPDRQLLPPVQRNTQTKPPAVANQPLEAASKMVPVPESLMSPDYQDPIYDIRRPRSEVPESSASTASLQSSNGGAHEDRRSRKGSPRLCKSASSSPKSKTKMEQRVGRADAATEIANGPTTADKSEAIKLASNQRHQKKASVENSAATTIQRVWRGYRSRNLNRDTVRILHAIQAARARQHIQRLTCDMEATKAALESERKIQQLQMQAINALWKKVSSLQTPDVHKPKVDLEDNADALRQLTETCGNLQAQVEELRGSIREVLHFVSSPRGLSRASQTDVTALVASQEELTNRLRRPRSLALNASSPPPDTDKTEADSIRLERTESIIEDREPSGDPRLEMEIVAD from the exons ATGG aTACTTCGAAAGATGAAACTTTGGATCTATCGAGGCGTGGACTCAAGAAAATAGATAAAGCGCCTGCGGAAGAATCAAAGCCgattattagtttaattctAGATCAAAACGAACTACAACGTTTAGACAACATCGATACTTATATTCGCGTGGAAAAT ctTTCAATATGCAACAATTTGTTACTGAGAATGCATGGGGTATCTCGTTTGACGAATCTCAGGATTCTCTCGTTGAACAACAATGGAATCTTACAAATCGAGGGCTTGAAAGATATGATCTATTTAAAAGTCCTTAAATTGGctg gtaataatataaagtcaaTAGAGCATTTAAACCATAATATGCATTTAGAACATCTGGATCTTTCAAACAATCAAATATCCTTTATAGctgatatttcttttatgaaacatttaaag CATTTAAACTTAGAACAGAATCGTATAATGGATTTACGTCAGTGTGATAGATATCTCCCAACACAGCTAAGTCACTTAGGATTGGCCCATAACAACATTCCTGATCTGAATGAAGTCTCCTTCTTAGTACATTTGACCGAACTCGATAGCTTTACAATACAGGGAAATCCTTGTATTGCCATGGCCGGTAAAGATAAACT aGGTTTCGATTATCGACCATTCGTGCTCAACTGGATATTAAGCGTCAAGTCTATTGATGGATTTATGGTCAGCGCAATCGAAAG CTTGAAAGCCGAATGGCTGTACAGCCAAGGCAAAGGCCGGCACTTCCAGACGGGACAGCACCGCGAGTTATGCGAATATTTGTCTTCAACTTGCCCCCTCACCGCTGACGCTCTGGAGACAGAGGATCAGAGAAAACTTAGGCTCATATTGAGCAAG GCCCAGCATCATCAACAGCAACTGAAAGATCAAAATCACAGCCCCAACAGACCCAAACTGCAGTCGCCTCGAATGCAAG CCCGCATGACTCCGCGCCACGTCGGTCGATCGCCCGATCGCCTCAGCTCGAGCTACCACGCCGCCGTGTCGCGGACATCGTCGCCTGCGCCCCACGCCCCGACGCACAATCTCATGTCCCTGTCCTGTTCTGAACTTCCCGCGCAAGACCCGTCCAGGGAAAAGCGAG TTCCAGATCGGCAACTACTACCGCCCGTTCAGCGAAACACCCAAACCAAGCCGCCTGCGGTGGCAAATCAGCCTCTGGAGGCCGCGTCTAAGATGGTTCCGGTCCCGGAATCCCTGATGAGTCCGGACTACCAAGACCCCATCTACGACATCCGTAGGCCTCGGTCAGAAGTGCCCGAGAGCTCGGCGTCGACCGCTTCCTTGCAGTCCAGCAACGGCGGCGCCCACGAGGACAGGAGGAGCCGGAAAGGATCGCCGCGTCTGTGCAAGAG CGCCTCGTCCTCGCCCAAGTCGAAGACAAAAATGGAGCAGCGGGTCGGAAGAGCCGATGCCGCGACAGAAATTGCGAACGGACCGACGACGGCCGATAAATCGGAAGCGATCAAGTTGGCGTCGAACCAGCGACACCAGAAGAAGGCGAGCGTGGAGAACTCGGCGGCCACCACCATCCAACGCGTGTGGAGGGGCTACAGGAGCCGCAACCTCAACAGGGACACCGTGAGGATCCTGCACGCCATCCAGGCCGCGCGGGCCAGGCAGCACATCCA GCGGCTCACCTGCGACATGGAGGCCACGAAGGCGGCACTCGAGAGCGAGCGCAAAATCCAGCAGCTGCAGATGCAGGCCATCAACGCCCTCTGGAAGAAGGTCTCCTCTTTACAGACGCCAG ACGTCCATAAGCCGAAGGTCGATCTCGAGGATAACGCGGACGCGTTGAGGCAGCTGACCGAGACCTGCGGCAATCTGCAAGCTCAG GTGGAAGAGCTCCGAGGCAGCATCCGGGAAGTGCTCCACTTCGTGTCTTCGCCCCGAGGCTTGTCGCGCGCCTCGCAGACCGACGTCACGGCCCTCGTGGCCTCGCAG GAGGAGCTGACGAATCGGCTGCGGAGGCCTCGCTCCTTGGCCCTGAACGCCTCCTCGCCGCCGCCCGACAC CGACAAAACCGAGGCGGACTCGATACGTTTAGAGAGAACGGAGTCGATCATCGAAGACCGGGAGCCGAGCGGGGACCCGCGGCTCGAAATGGAGATCGTCGCCGACTGA
- the LOC110999855 gene encoding GPI mannosyltransferase 3 — protein MALVMALGLHQVFFIILLLRVLSVFLVKTWYVPDEYWQTLEVAHKQAFGYGVLTWEWQKGIRSYLYPSIVSVFYTVLKFASLDYPEVVVATPRILQAILSAIADYRFYKWTGGRKWALFLILTSWFWFYSASRTLLQTFETDLVAIALSVFPFKAGKLSYYEQEDNRWIWLAVLSVFIRPTSAPLWLVLGMYNLFTTNQGKFHFFKNYVPISLIAGGSLIALDTYMYGRLIVTPWEFFKYNILQDIGSFYGTHPWHWYLTQGIPAVLGMTFPLVLWGIISVLRRHKENKIGVVLLTAAVVHLGVHSCIAHKEFRFVLPLLPVLLYLAQDVVVPWSRKAKRWQLYSLAAVILLGNAVPAAYFGSVHQAGTTRVMALLRDAIPHNRSSVLFLMPCHSTPLYSHLHINVSTRHLDCSPPPPGRTCEADAFFNNPGAWWAKEYSARQPPTLLVMFDVLRGRVESLLENRYRLIGELPHTQFPSGEVGSSVLLFERAQPAERGRD, from the exons ATGGCTTTGGTTATGGCCCTGGGTTTGCACCaggtatttttcataattttgctGCTCAGAGTGTTGTCAGTGTTCCTGGTGAAAACGTGGTACGTCCCAGACGAGTACTGGCAGACTTTGGAAGTGGCACATAAGCAAGCTTTTGGATATGGAGTATTGACTTGGGAATGGCAGAAGGGCATACGAAGCTATCTCTACCCTAGTATCGTCTCTGTGTTCTACACTGTTTTGAAGTTTGCATCATTAGACTACCCAGAAGTTGTG GTTGCAACACCACGGATCCTTCAGGCTATTCTCAGTGCTATTGCAGACTACCGTTTTTATAAATGGACAGGCGGTCGCAAATGGGCCCTGTTTCTAATACTCACATCATGGTTCTGGTTCTACTCAGCCAGCCGAACATTATTGCAAACTTTTGAAACAGATTTAGTTGCTATTGCTCTGTCTGTATTCCCTTTTAAAGCAggaaaattatcatattatgaACAAG aGGACAATAGATGGATTTGGCTAGCCGTTTTATCTGTGTTCATTCGACCCACATCTGCACCATTATGGCTTGTCCTCGGCATGTACAACCTGTTTACTACCAATCAgggaaaatttcatttttttaaaaactatgtgCCAATTAG TCTCATAGCCGGTGGAAGCTTGATCGCTCTAGATACATACATGTACGGAAGATTAATCGTCACACCCTGGGAGTTCTTTAAGTATAATATCTTACAAGATATTGGATCCTTCTACGGAACACATCCATG GCATTGGTACTTGACCCAAGGTATACCGGCAGTGTTAGGAATGACCTTCCCTCTAGTACTGTGGGGTATCATTTCAGTTCTTCGAAGACATAAAGAGAACAAAATTGGAGTCGTTTTGTTGACTGCCGCCGTCGTTCATTTAGGAGTTCatag TTGCATCGCTCATAAAGAGTTCAGATTCGTCCTGCCTCTGCTTCCCGTCCTGCTGTATTTGGCCCAAGACGTCGTCGTCCCCTGGAGCAGGAAGGCCAAGAG ATGGCAGCTGTACTCTCTTGCGGCGGTGATCCTGCTGGGCAACGCCGTCCCCGCGGCCTACTTCGGCTCGGTGCACCAGGCGGGCACCACGCGGGTCATGGCCCTCCTGCGGGACGCGATCCCTCACAACCGCAGCTCCGTGCTGTTCCTGATGCCGTGCCACTCCACGCCTCTCTACAGCCACCTGCACATCAACGTGTCGACCCGTCACCTGGACTGCTCGCCCCCTCCCCCGGGCCGCACCTGCGAGGCCGACGCCTTCTTCAACAACCCCGGCGCGTGGTGGGCCAAGGAGTACTCCGCCAGGCAACCTCCCACTCTGCTCGTCATGTTCGACGTGCTCCGAGGCCGCGTCGAGTCTCTGCTCGAGAACCGGTATCGGCTGATAGGCGAACTGCCGCACACGCAG